A stretch of Methanobrevibacter sp. YE315 DNA encodes these proteins:
- a CDS encoding nucleotide sugar dehydrogenase — MFSDLINKNKKIAVVGLGYVGLPLAKLLSSKYDVIGFDISEFKIESYKNGIDMIEGDDLNDFDIHFTSDEKELSNANFFIVTVPTPIKEDNEPDLSFIRSSTETVARNMPKNSIVVYESTVYPGVTEDVCIPILEEGSGFKCGEDFKVGYSPERVNPGKNNQKIEDITKIVSGMDEESLDIIANVYDSVLNNGIFRAKSIKIAEAAKITENIQRDVNIALVNELAKIYNSMGININDVIEAAGTKWNFVKYQPGLVGGHCIGIDPYYLIYQSDKLNCDTDLMKTSRKINESMIDYVHDNIVNTLAENNIDINEADILVCGVTFKENCNDIRNSKIIEIIKKLEESGANIELNDPNAIPEELERIHNLTLSDEFNNKFDAIVIGVAHSEYQNLAVNDLENISKNNIILFDLKETVREEFDNKDNIVYWSL; from the coding sequence ATGTTCAGCGATTTAATCAATAAGAATAAAAAAATTGCGGTTGTGGGACTAGGATATGTTGGTTTGCCACTAGCTAAATTATTATCTTCAAAATACGATGTAATCGGTTTTGATATTAGCGAATTTAAAATCGAAAGTTATAAAAATGGAATTGACATGATTGAAGGTGATGATTTAAACGATTTTGATATCCACTTCACTAGTGATGAAAAAGAGTTGTCTAATGCCAATTTTTTCATAGTTACAGTTCCAACACCAATTAAGGAAGATAATGAACCTGATTTAAGTTTCATCAGATCATCTACCGAAACTGTTGCTAGGAATATGCCTAAAAATTCAATTGTTGTATATGAATCAACTGTTTATCCTGGTGTAACAGAAGATGTTTGCATTCCAATCCTTGAAGAGGGTTCCGGATTTAAATGTGGTGAAGACTTTAAAGTCGGATATTCACCTGAAAGAGTAAACCCTGGTAAAAATAATCAGAAAATAGAAGATATCACTAAAATCGTATCTGGAATGGACGAGGAATCTTTAGATATCATTGCTAATGTTTATGATTCTGTTTTAAATAATGGAATATTTAGGGCTAAATCTATTAAAATTGCCGAAGCCGCTAAAATAACTGAAAATATCCAACGTGATGTCAATATTGCATTGGTAAATGAGCTTGCTAAAATATATAATTCAATGGGAATTAATATTAATGATGTAATTGAAGCGGCAGGAACTAAATGGAATTTCGTTAAATATCAACCAGGTCTTGTTGGAGGCCATTGCATTGGTATTGACCCTTATTATTTGATATATCAATCTGATAAATTGAATTGTGATACTGATTTAATGAAAACCAGTAGAAAAATCAACGAATCCATGATTGATTATGTTCATGACAATATTGTCAATACCTTGGCGGAAAATAATATCGACATTAACGAAGCCGACATATTAGTATGTGGTGTCACATTTAAGGAGAATTGTAATGATATTCGTAATAGTAAGATAATTGAAATTATCAAAAAATTAGAAGAGAGTGGTGCGAATATTGAATTGAATGATCCTAATGCGATTCCTGAAGAGTTAGAGAGAATACATAACCTAACTTTATCCGATGAGTTTAATAATAAGTTTGACGCGATTGTAATTGGTGTAGCACATTCAGAATATCAAAATTTGGCTGTAAATGATTTGGAAAATATATCTAAAAATAATATCATATTATTTGATTTAAAAGAGACTGTTCGTGAAGAATTTGATAATAAAGATAATATTGTATATTGGTCTTTATAG
- a CDS encoding CDP-glycerol glycerophosphotransferase family protein, with protein sequence MDDNDNSFIFSIVMAIYNTQEYLKEAIDSIIYQSLDFKENTQLVLVNDGSEDDSLDIALEYQKKFPNNIVVLSQENQGQASARNNGLDYVKGKYVNFFDSDDKLSETTLEEVNNFFKLHEESIDVVTVKIIEFERSTKAHPLNFRFKCDRVIDLVKEPGNPQLSVSSSFIKNSAINNQRFKTNLVGSEDTNFINRILLEKKAYGVLENPTYYYRKRMDNSSSVDSYIDMVGFYTDRLKYHFMDLIQYCLDKEGEVPEFIKYTLAYNIQWMVTPEVPNFDYKYQADVFMQYFKKVLSYLSIDALNSKLIRGPALRNYLISKYNDDIHCDFDLKRHDVFIRSKNRQLDRLGAHQFWIDIVELKDNHLNISGALNSLFDSDHISIKAVRKDKNGNTFIYGAKKVDYTARSNLLFLSETIQYKYNFDLSVPLDEDIEYEIGIKVMYYKNGNTLDFKKGNVVTKFLSIGFRRHSPISKYCNYFVKDSKIVYFEDNKFYVENYKYSKMISHEKNTLKTIKEANIPNFMNILWIRGLALLLYPIFKYKNRNKKTYLFMDRVDKADDNAEHLFRYALNQNDNINKYYIISEDCSDYSRVNKELKNVVKFASLKHKLLFLFADKVISSNPDDGVVNPFVVEGKTLVYSNSSEIPKYYIRHGVTQGNMSTWLKKYDKNISLLLTSSSLERDSFFDAGYGYDKDRIQVLGLPRFDNLRNDNVKKQILIIPTWRNYLVGSKDIFLKSPYFNSLNELLNDDDLIDFVEKQGYEIVLKPHPNLERTIKNTNERFIDLFDIHDKIRVSNEGDYQKLFRESAIMITDFSSVFFDFGYLKKPIIYYQPNDDHPFKGGYFDYNTMGFGEVTKNLLDLKSKIKYYIESDCKIEQIYEDRINNFFDNIDRNNCKRVYDWIDSH encoded by the coding sequence ATGGACGATAATGATAATTCTTTTATTTTTTCAATTGTGATGGCGATTTACAATACGCAGGAATATTTAAAAGAAGCAATTGACTCTATTATTTATCAATCTTTAGATTTTAAAGAAAATACTCAGTTAGTACTTGTCAATGATGGGAGCGAAGATGATTCTTTGGATATTGCTTTAGAGTATCAGAAAAAATTCCCCAATAATATTGTGGTTTTATCTCAAGAGAATCAAGGTCAGGCTAGTGCTCGTAATAATGGTTTAGATTATGTTAAAGGTAAATATGTAAATTTTTTCGATAGTGACGACAAATTATCTGAAACCACATTGGAAGAAGTAAATAATTTTTTCAAACTCCATGAAGAATCTATTGATGTGGTTACAGTTAAAATCATTGAGTTTGAAAGAAGCACTAAGGCTCACCCTTTAAATTTCAGATTTAAATGTGATCGTGTCATTGATTTAGTAAAAGAACCTGGGAATCCGCAGTTATCCGTTTCAAGTTCATTTATTAAAAATTCTGCGATTAATAATCAGAGATTTAAAACCAATCTTGTAGGTTCTGAAGATACTAATTTTATTAATAGGATTTTATTAGAAAAGAAAGCATATGGTGTTTTGGAAAATCCTACTTATTACTATAGAAAACGTATGGATAATTCTTCTTCAGTTGATTCATACATTGATATGGTAGGTTTTTATACTGATAGATTAAAGTACCATTTTATGGATTTAATTCAATATTGTTTGGATAAAGAAGGTGAAGTTCCAGAATTTATTAAATATACTTTAGCTTATAATATACAATGGATGGTAACTCCTGAAGTACCTAACTTTGATTATAAATATCAAGCTGACGTATTTATGCAGTATTTCAAAAAAGTTTTAAGTTATTTGTCTATCGATGCGTTAAACTCCAAATTGATTAGGGGTCCTGCTCTTCGTAATTACTTAATTTCTAAATATAATGATGATATACATTGTGATTTTGATTTAAAAAGGCACGATGTGTTCATTCGAAGTAAAAATAGACAATTAGATAGATTGGGTGCTCATCAATTTTGGATTGATATTGTTGAATTAAAGGACAATCATCTTAATATATCTGGTGCCTTAAATTCATTATTTGACTCAGATCATATTTCTATTAAAGCTGTTAGAAAGGATAAAAATGGAAATACGTTTATTTATGGTGCAAAGAAAGTTGACTATACTGCTAGATCAAATCTTTTATTTTTATCTGAAACTATTCAATATAAGTATAATTTCGATCTTTCTGTTCCATTAGATGAGGATATAGAATATGAAATTGGAATTAAAGTCATGTATTATAAAAATGGTAATACTCTTGATTTTAAAAAAGGAAATGTGGTGACTAAATTTTTAAGCATTGGATTTAGAAGACATTCACCTATCTCAAAATACTGTAATTATTTCGTAAAAGATTCAAAAATTGTCTATTTTGAAGATAATAAGTTCTATGTTGAGAATTATAAATATTCTAAAATGATTAGTCATGAAAAGAATACTTTGAAAACAATAAAAGAAGCCAATATTCCAAATTTTATGAATATTTTATGGATAAGGGGCCTAGCATTACTGCTATATCCAATTTTCAAATATAAAAATAGGAATAAAAAGACTTATTTATTCATGGATCGTGTTGATAAAGCGGATGATAATGCGGAACATTTGTTTAGATACGCTCTTAATCAAAATGATAATATAAATAAATATTATATAATATCTGAAGATTGCAGTGATTATTCTCGTGTGAATAAAGAGTTAAAGAATGTTGTTAAGTTTGCTTCATTAAAACATAAGTTACTATTCTTATTTGCAGATAAGGTTATTTCATCTAATCCCGATGATGGTGTTGTAAACCCATTTGTTGTTGAAGGGAAAACTTTAGTTTATTCTAATTCTAGTGAAATTCCAAAATATTACATTAGGCATGGTGTAACTCAAGGAAATATGTCTACTTGGTTAAAAAAATATGATAAAAATATATCCTTGTTATTAACATCTTCATCATTGGAACGTGATTCATTCTTTGATGCAGGTTATGGTTATGATAAGGATAGGATTCAAGTTTTAGGTCTTCCAAGATTTGATAATTTGAGAAATGATAATGTTAAAAAACAAATTCTCATCATTCCAACATGGAGAAATTATTTGGTGGGAAGTAAAGATATATTTTTAAAATCTCCTTACTTTAATTCTTTAAATGAGTTATTGAATGATGATGATTTGATTGATTTTGTTGAAAAACAGGGATATGAAATTGTATTGAAGCCTCATCCTAATTTAGAAAGAACAATAAAAAATACAAATGAACGATTCATTGATTTATTCGATATTCATGATAAAATTAGGGTATCTAACGAGGGCGATTATCAAAAACTATTTAGGGAATCAGCTATTATGATTACTGACTTTTCATCTGTTTTCTTTGATTTCGGATACTTGAAAAAGCCAATTATATATTATCAACCGAATGATGATCATCCATTTAAAGGTGGTTATTTTGATTATAATACTATGGGATTCGGTGAAGTTACTAAAAATTTATTAGATTTAAAATCAAAAATTAAATATTATATTGAATCTGATTGTAAAATTGAACAAATTTATGAAGATAGGATCAATAACTTTTTTGATAATATTGACAGAAATAATTGTAAAAGAGTATACGATTGGATAGATAGTCATTAA
- a CDS encoding ATP-binding cassette domain-containing protein: MNKDDKNITFRKSINQDSINNQDSQRQRIKKKLMDKYNINDKEAEAVLVRLEKMEENKRNEEIQKPPLEVEDKKIETKKQNAPKLNKPINDDVDVIVPQHVLDREKQKEEQKSKVSDSRKIRKSGPEISNGKPNNDVVSDGDVPKKSVPKKVVSDGDVPKKSVPKKVVSDGDVPKKSVPKKVVSDGDVPKKAVPKKVVSEDVVSEDEVAKDVSSKDIVSDDPVPPKRGLKKKLGNLLHSKDDAPKSKEVLQNIDDDNVNSLDESKDSENDVDSIVSGIVPGYSSDVSIEVSHVDLSFDVATDNIDTLKESFIRTIKRNKSKKFKFKALNDISFKIYQGEKIGIIGYNGAGKSTLLRVITGIYTPDNGEVVTRGNISPLLSLGAGFDRNYSGRKNIYLNGAVLGYSKKFLQEKEAEIIEFSELGEFIDLPIRNYSSGMIAKLGFSIATMVNPDILIIDEILSVGDVNFKRKSSDKIRSLMDGKTTVVLVSHSIPQIRSLCSRAIWIDKGEIREIGDANEVCNHYLKDSEKASKEQLRNIQFR; this comes from the coding sequence ATGAATAAAGATGATAAAAATATAACTTTTAGGAAATCAATTAATCAAGATTCTATTAATAATCAAGACAGTCAAAGACAAAGAATTAAAAAAAAATTAATGGATAAATATAACATCAATGATAAAGAAGCTGAAGCGGTATTAGTGCGTCTTGAAAAAATGGAAGAAAATAAGCGTAATGAAGAAATTCAAAAACCGCCTCTTGAAGTTGAAGATAAGAAAATTGAAACTAAAAAACAGAATGCTCCAAAATTGAATAAGCCAATTAATGATGATGTTGATGTAATCGTTCCTCAACATGTTTTAGATAGGGAAAAACAAAAAGAAGAACAAAAGAGTAAAGTTTCTGATTCTAGGAAAATTAGGAAGTCAGGTCCCGAAATATCTAATGGAAAACCTAATAATGATGTTGTTTCTGATGGGGATGTTCCTAAGAAATCTGTTCCTAAGAAAGTTGTTTCTGATGGGGATGTTCCTAAGAAATCTGTTCCTAAGAAAGTTGTTTCTGATGGGGATGTTCCTAAGAAATCTGTTCCTAAGAAAGTTGTTTCTGATGGGGATGTTCCTAAGAAGGCTGTTCCTAAGAAAGTTGTTTCTGAGGATGTTGTTTCTGAAGATGAAGTTGCTAAGGATGTTAGTTCCAAGGATATTGTGAGTGATGACCCGGTTCCTCCTAAAAGAGGGTTAAAAAAGAAACTTGGCAATCTTTTACATTCTAAAGATGATGCTCCAAAATCTAAAGAAGTTTTACAAAATATTGATGATGATAATGTTAATTCGTTAGATGAAAGTAAAGATAGTGAAAATGATGTTGATTCCATAGTTTCAGGTATTGTTCCGGGTTATAGTTCTGATGTTTCCATTGAAGTGAGTCATGTTGATTTAAGTTTTGATGTTGCTACAGATAATATTGATACATTAAAGGAAAGTTTTATTCGTACAATTAAAAGAAATAAATCTAAAAAATTCAAATTTAAAGCCTTAAATGATATTTCTTTTAAGATATATCAAGGTGAAAAAATTGGTATTATCGGATATAATGGTGCGGGTAAATCTACTTTATTAAGGGTTATTACTGGAATTTATACTCCTGATAACGGTGAAGTTGTAACTAGAGGTAATATTTCACCATTACTATCTTTAGGTGCAGGTTTTGATAGGAATTATTCCGGACGAAAAAATATTTATTTAAATGGTGCTGTTTTGGGTTATAGCAAAAAATTCTTGCAAGAAAAAGAAGCAGAAATAATTGAATTTTCTGAATTAGGAGAATTTATTGATCTTCCAATAAGAAACTATTCATCTGGTATGATTGCAAAACTTGGGTTTTCTATTGCTACTATGGTGAATCCTGATATTTTAATCATTGATGAAATCTTATCTGTTGGGGATGTGAATTTTAAAAGGAAAAGTAGTGATAAAATCAGATCTTTAATGGATGGAAAAACTACAGTTGTACTTGTTTCTCACTCTATTCCACAAATTAGGTCATTATGTAGCAGAGCAATTTGGATTGACAAGGGGGAGATTAGAGAAATTGGCGATGCAAATGAAGTATGTAACCATTATCTTAAAGATTCCGAAAAAGCAAGCAAAGAACAATTAAGAAATATTCAATTTAGATAA
- a CDS encoding ABC transporter permease: MSLSNKVNFFLFEEIVKKNFASKYKDSVLGIMWSVLKPLLVMTILTIIFSTVFSRKIENFPVYYLSGKCLFDFFTSGVGVSMNAIRGNKNILERTAAPMNVFVLGGVISEFLNFIISLIILIAVMIVTKAPFHFNTIPLSIIPVISLIMMTIGIGFILSILYVYYTDVKHLWSVVTMILMYASALFYPMEIIGEPYHQYMILNPLFWVIDQFRHFAVWGTIPDLLNIFNSLLLSSIILVLGIIVFKTHKNKVAMKF; the protein is encoded by the coding sequence ATGAGTTTAAGTAATAAAGTTAATTTTTTTCTATTTGAAGAAATAGTTAAAAAGAATTTCGCATCAAAATATAAAGATTCTGTTTTAGGAATTATGTGGAGTGTATTAAAGCCATTATTGGTAATGACTATATTAACTATAATTTTCTCTACAGTTTTTAGCCGTAAAATTGAGAACTTTCCTGTATACTACTTATCTGGTAAATGTTTATTTGATTTCTTTACTTCTGGTGTTGGTGTATCTATGAATGCTATTAGAGGTAATAAAAATATTTTAGAAAGAACTGCAGCGCCAATGAACGTTTTTGTTTTGGGGGGAGTTATTTCAGAATTTTTAAATTTCATTATCTCATTGATTATTCTTATTGCTGTTATGATTGTTACTAAAGCACCTTTCCACTTCAATACAATTCCTTTATCAATCATACCAGTCATTTCATTAATCATGATGACAATTGGTATTGGATTTATATTATCTATTTTATATGTTTATTATACAGATGTTAAACATTTATGGAGTGTAGTAACCATGATTTTAATGTATGCATCTGCATTGTTTTACCCAATGGAAATTATTGGAGAACCATATCATCAATATATGATTCTTAATCCGCTCTTTTGGGTTATAGATCAATTTAGGCATTTTGCTGTTTGGGGAACTATTCCTGACTTATTAAACATATTTAATTCATTATTGCTTTCCTCAATAATTTTAGTATTGGGAATTATTGTCTTTAAAACACATAAAAACAAAGTTGCAATGAAATTTTAG
- a CDS encoding PaaI family thioesterase has protein sequence MSNFNSLEEARDFFYKDKFAVTTGITLDELTNEEAVCSLELTEDHKNAYGGVMGGVIFTLADFAFAVMTNQIHQPTVAQQVSINYLSAPKGNKLIARAKCRKSGRTSSIVNIDVSDDTGRDIAQFIGTGFKL, from the coding sequence ATGTCTAATTTTAATTCATTAGAAGAAGCAAGAGATTTTTTTTATAAAGACAAATTCGCAGTAACCACAGGTATAACATTAGATGAGCTTACAAATGAAGAGGCTGTTTGTAGTTTAGAATTAACTGAAGATCATAAAAATGCATATGGTGGAGTAATGGGTGGTGTAATATTCACTTTAGCCGATTTTGCATTTGCAGTAATGACAAATCAAATTCATCAGCCAACCGTTGCTCAGCAGGTAAGTATTAATTATCTTTCTGCTCCAAAAGGCAATAAATTGATTGCAAGAGCAAAATGCCGAAAAAGCGGGCGCACTTCTTCAATAGTTAATATCGATGTAAGTGATGATACTGGAAGGGATATTGCTCAATTTATAGGGACTGGTTTTAAGTTGTAA
- a CDS encoding sodium:alanine symporter family protein produces MIDVVNILNQMDSFMYYPYLIVFLILVGFFFTVLTKGVQIRLFVESLRILLEPPEEEGSVSSFQAMLVSTASRVGTANIVGVSTAICLGGPGAVFWMWFIAISTASSAFIESTLAQIYKRRDSEGRFFGGPAYYIENALQKHRVAVLFSIFLIITYAVGFNMLCSFNLQSTFMDYPFYNPSVTPAIVGALLAISTGYCIIGGGERIVSFTSVIVPFMGIAYVAICLIVILFNFKNIPSMFFMIFQDAFDFNSIFGGVTGSCMVYGIKRSVFSNEAGIGSAPNAAASANVSHPVKQGLAQILSVYIDTLFLSTATALMCLSTGVVRSSTVAGAPYVQNSIQTIFGSAGPIFIIIAMVLFAFTTLIGNLYYVDSALFFLNKEKEPSKRVMSIVHLACVLVIFIGATLPMDAAWAMADISMGGMIVINLPVCILLSKIAIGCMKDYEKQKKAGKNPVFKAKSIGLNEDTLDYWK; encoded by the coding sequence ATGATAGATGTAGTTAATATTTTAAATCAAATGGATAGTTTTATGTACTACCCTTACCTGATAGTCTTCTTGATATTGGTAGGTTTCTTTTTTACTGTTCTGACAAAAGGAGTACAGATTAGATTGTTTGTTGAATCTCTCAGAATCCTTCTGGAACCTCCTGAAGAGGAGGGTAGTGTATCTTCCTTTCAGGCAATGTTGGTATCTACCGCTTCACGGGTGGGAACCGCTAATATTGTAGGAGTGTCGACAGCAATCTGTCTTGGCGGCCCTGGAGCTGTTTTTTGGATGTGGTTTATCGCTATTAGCACAGCATCCTCTGCATTTATAGAAAGTACTTTAGCCCAGATTTATAAAAGGAGAGATTCTGAAGGCCGATTCTTTGGGGGTCCGGCATATTATATTGAAAATGCTTTGCAAAAACATAGAGTGGCTGTTTTGTTTTCCATATTTCTAATCATTACATATGCCGTTGGATTTAATATGTTATGTTCTTTTAACCTGCAATCAACATTTATGGATTATCCCTTTTATAATCCGTCTGTAACTCCGGCTATTGTAGGCGCATTGCTTGCTATTTCGACTGGATATTGTATAATTGGTGGTGGTGAAAGAATAGTCAGTTTTACTAGTGTAATCGTACCGTTTATGGGTATTGCTTATGTAGCTATTTGTTTAATTGTAATTCTATTCAATTTTAAAAATATACCTTCAATGTTTTTCATGATTTTTCAAGATGCATTTGATTTCAATTCTATATTTGGTGGTGTGACTGGATCATGTATGGTTTACGGAATCAAACGAAGTGTATTCTCTAATGAAGCGGGAATCGGTTCGGCACCGAATGCCGCTGCTTCTGCGAATGTTTCCCATCCTGTAAAGCAGGGTTTGGCTCAAATTTTATCCGTGTATATTGATACATTGTTTTTATCCACGGCTACTGCATTAATGTGCCTGTCCACTGGGGTGGTGCGAAGTTCAACTGTTGCAGGCGCACCATATGTACAAAATTCGATTCAAACGATTTTTGGTAGTGCCGGCCCCATATTTATCATAATTGCGATGGTGCTGTTTGCATTCACGACATTGATAGGAAATCTTTATTATGTTGACAGTGCTTTGTTTTTTTTGAATAAGGAAAAGGAACCTTCAAAAAGAGTCATGAGTATAGTTCATTTGGCATGTGTTTTAGTTATTTTTATTGGGGCTACTCTTCCAATGGATGCTGCTTGGGCAATGGCTGATATTAGTATGGGTGGCATGATAGTAATCAACCTGCCGGTATGCATACTTCTCAGTAAAATTGCTATTGGCTGCATGAAAGATTATGAAAAGCAGAAAAAGGCCGGAAAAAACCCGGTTTTTAAAGCAAAATCAATAGGCCTTAATGAAGACACGCTGGACTATTGGAAGTGA
- the gdhA gene encoding NADP-specific glutamate dehydrogenase — protein MSYVDEVIETIIEQNPSEPEFHQAIREVLESLRVVIEENEDEYRKNALLERLTNPERQIKFRVPWVDDNGQVQVNTGYRVQFNSAIGPYKGGLRFHPSVNLGIIKFLGFEQIFKNSLTGLPIGGGKGGSDFDPKGKSDREIMAFCQSFMTELCKYIGADTDVPAGDIGVGGREIGFLFGQYKRIRGLYEGVLTGKGLSFGGSLARTEATGYGLLYFTNAMLKANDVDIAGKTIVVSGAGNVAIYAIQKAQQLGGNVVTCSDSSGWIYDPEGIDVELLKEVKEVKRERLTAYAEARESAEYHEGKGVWTIKCDIALPCATQNELQLEDAKILVENGVIAVAEGANMPTTIEATEYLQENGVLFSPGKASNAGGVATSALEMTQNSERLSWSFEEVDERLQRIMEEIFANVADAAEEYGMDKNYVAGANIAGFKKVVDAMNAQGIV, from the coding sequence TTGTCATACGTAGATGAAGTAATTGAAACCATTATTGAACAAAACCCTTCAGAACCAGAATTCCATCAAGCAATTCGCGAAGTATTGGAATCTTTAAGGGTTGTAATTGAAGAAAACGAAGATGAATACAGAAAAAATGCACTTCTTGAAAGATTAACTAATCCGGAAAGACAAATTAAATTCCGTGTCCCTTGGGTAGATGACAACGGACAAGTACAAGTTAACACCGGATACCGTGTACAATTCAACAGTGCAATTGGACCTTACAAAGGCGGATTACGTTTCCACCCATCCGTTAATTTAGGTATTATCAAATTTTTAGGTTTCGAACAAATTTTCAAAAACTCCTTAACAGGTCTTCCAATTGGTGGAGGAAAAGGTGGATCTGACTTTGATCCTAAAGGAAAATCCGACAGAGAAATCATGGCATTCTGTCAAAGTTTCATGACTGAATTATGCAAATACATTGGAGCTGATACTGATGTGCCTGCAGGAGATATTGGTGTAGGCGGTCGCGAAATCGGTTTCTTATTCGGTCAATACAAAAGAATTAGAGGTTTATACGAAGGTGTATTAACTGGTAAAGGATTATCCTTCGGAGGTTCTCTTGCAAGAACTGAAGCAACTGGATACGGATTATTATACTTCACTAATGCAATGTTAAAAGCAAATGATGTTGATATTGCTGGAAAAACCATTGTTGTATCCGGTGCAGGTAATGTAGCAATCTATGCAATTCAAAAAGCTCAACAATTAGGCGGTAATGTAGTAACCTGTTCCGATTCATCAGGTTGGATTTACGATCCTGAAGGAATCGATGTTGAGTTATTAAAAGAAGTAAAAGAAGTAAAACGTGAAAGATTAACTGCATATGCTGAAGCAAGAGAAAGCGCTGAATACCATGAAGGTAAAGGTGTATGGACAATTAAATGTGACATTGCATTACCATGTGCTACTCAAAACGAATTACAATTAGAAGATGCTAAAATCTTAGTTGAAAATGGCGTAATTGCTGTTGCTGAAGGAGCAAACATGCCAACCACTATCGAAGCTACCGAATACTTACAAGAAAATGGAGTATTATTCTCACCTGGTAAAGCTTCAAACGCTGGTGGAGTAGCTACTTCCGCACTTGAAATGACCCAAAACTCAGAAAGATTATCCTGGTCATTTGAAGAAGTTGATGAAAGACTTCAAAGAATCATGGAAGAAATCTTTGCAAATGTTGCAGATGCTGCTGAAGAATATGGCATGGATAAAAACTATGTTGCAGGAGCAAACATTGCAGGATTCAAAAAAGTAGTTGACGCTATGAACGCACAAGGAATCGTATAG
- the prf1 gene encoding peptide chain release factor aRF-1 codes for MAEVSSKELYEFKKTLKELSNKRGRGTELVSVYIPPTKQLSDVGKHMRDEMGQSANIKSKQTRKNVQSAIAVILESIKLYKQPPETGLVLFVGMIPKGGPGTEKMEKYIIEPPEPVTTYWYKCNNEFFLEPLEFMIEERDVYGVAVIDRNEATYATLKGKKETILGHLTSGVPGKHKAGGQSQRRFDRVIEDLAHQFLKRIGDHMNETFLPLKDDLKGIIIGGPGFTKKDFYDGDYLQYELKNKVISIVDTSYTGEEGIREVIARAADDLENLDVMHEKKLVQQFIQELRKEKGLCSYGESQVRNNLIMGAVDTLLLSEDLTSMRKTFTCSNCGYETDITVKTQAEADNLNEKCPKCNEILKESSSMDLADEFVELAEEMNTDVEFISTETEEGTQIYRAFGGIAAILRYYVDY; via the coding sequence ATGGCTGAAGTATCATCAAAAGAATTATATGAATTTAAAAAAACATTAAAAGAATTATCAAATAAAAGAGGTAGAGGTACAGAGCTTGTTTCCGTTTATATTCCACCAACTAAACAATTGAGTGATGTTGGAAAGCACATGAGAGATGAAATGGGTCAGAGTGCTAACATTAAGAGTAAACAAACAAGGAAAAATGTGCAATCTGCTATAGCAGTAATACTGGAAAGTATTAAGTTATACAAACAACCTCCAGAAACTGGTTTGGTATTGTTTGTTGGTATGATTCCTAAAGGAGGTCCGGGAACTGAGAAAATGGAAAAATACATTATAGAACCTCCTGAACCTGTCACAACATACTGGTATAAATGTAATAATGAGTTTTTCCTTGAACCTTTGGAATTCATGATTGAAGAACGTGATGTTTATGGTGTTGCCGTTATTGATAGGAATGAAGCAACTTATGCTACTTTAAAAGGTAAAAAGGAAACTATTCTTGGTCATCTAACCAGTGGTGTTCCTGGTAAGCATAAGGCCGGTGGACAATCACAAAGAAGGTTTGACCGTGTAATCGAAGACCTCGCTCACCAATTCTTAAAACGTATTGGGGACCATATGAATGAAACATTTCTGCCTTTAAAAGATGATTTGAAAGGAATTATTATTGGAGGTCCTGGTTTTACAAAAAAAGATTTCTATGATGGGGATTATCTTCAATATGAACTTAAAAATAAGGTTATATCTATTGTAGATACTTCTTATACTGGTGAAGAGGGTATCCGTGAAGTTATTGCCAGAGCTGCTGATGATTTGGAAAACCTTGATGTGATGCATGAGAAAAAACTGGTTCAGCAATTTATTCAGGAACTAAGAAAAGAAAAGGGATTATGTTCCTATGGTGAAAGCCAAGTTAGGAATAACTTGATTATGGGTGCTGTTGATACTTTACTTTTATCTGAAGATTTGACAAGCATGCGCAAGACATTCACTTGTTCTAATTGTGGTTATGAAACAGATATAACTGTTAAAACTCAAGCTGAAGCAGATAATCTTAATGAAAAATGCCCTAAATGTAATGAGATTTTAAAAGAATCTTCTTCTATGGATCTGGCCGATGAGTTTGTTGAACTTGCCGAAGAAATGAATACTGATGTTGAATTTATTTCTACCGAAACTGAAGAAGGAACTCAAATTTACAGGGCGTTCGGTGGAATTGCCGCAATTTTAAGATATTATGTCGATTACTAA